In Thermomonas carbonis, a single genomic region encodes these proteins:
- a CDS encoding cation:proton antiporter produces MNPTLQVLLQLVVILVAARLCGAVLLRFGQPPVIGEMVAGLLLGPIAFGAWLPELHATVFETSTLPVLSGLATLGVSLFMFIVGAELRAPEGTRAQLRSAGLVGSLGMVVPMALGLSIAPFLYPEFAPAGVGFWPFALFLAITMSVTAVPVLARILKDQGLAQTAPGRLALGAAVINDACAWILLAMVLAMVGRQEGGALLAVGGGALMVAVVFVLLKPLFARLLMSREDSDELPAPAFAWIMIGVLACAGFAEWIGLHAIFGAFLFGVALPRNDRLLHALARRIEPVAIVLLMPVLFALAGQNATPAVFAGAGIGAFALVLLAAIVGKLAGCAIGARLGGYSWRDSLTVGSLMNARGLMELVVIKIGLDAGLIGPELFTLLFGMTLVTTLMASPLLSLFHARRNDAVADSGRIV; encoded by the coding sequence ATGAACCCCACCCTGCAGGTCCTGCTGCAGCTGGTCGTGATCCTGGTTGCCGCGCGTCTGTGCGGCGCCGTGCTCCTGCGTTTCGGCCAGCCGCCGGTGATCGGCGAGATGGTCGCGGGCCTGCTGCTTGGGCCGATCGCGTTCGGCGCATGGCTGCCGGAATTGCACGCGACAGTCTTCGAAACATCGACATTGCCGGTGCTGTCCGGGCTGGCGACGCTGGGCGTCTCGCTCTTCATGTTCATCGTCGGCGCTGAACTGCGCGCGCCGGAAGGCACCCGCGCGCAGCTGCGCTCGGCCGGCCTGGTGGGCTCGCTGGGCATGGTCGTCCCGATGGCGCTGGGCCTTTCGATCGCGCCGTTCCTGTATCCGGAATTCGCGCCTGCCGGCGTCGGTTTCTGGCCGTTCGCATTGTTCCTGGCGATCACGATGTCGGTCACGGCCGTCCCGGTGCTGGCCCGCATCCTCAAGGATCAGGGTCTCGCCCAGACTGCGCCGGGACGGCTCGCGCTGGGCGCGGCGGTGATCAACGATGCTTGCGCGTGGATCTTGCTGGCGATGGTGCTGGCGATGGTCGGCCGCCAGGAGGGTGGCGCATTGCTCGCGGTCGGCGGCGGCGCGCTGATGGTTGCAGTGGTGTTCGTCCTGCTGAAGCCGCTGTTCGCGCGCCTGCTTATGTCCAGGGAGGACAGCGATGAGCTGCCGGCACCGGCGTTCGCGTGGATCATGATCGGCGTGCTGGCCTGCGCGGGATTCGCCGAGTGGATTGGCCTGCATGCGATCTTCGGTGCCTTCCTGTTCGGCGTTGCGCTGCCAAGGAACGACCGCCTCCTGCACGCACTGGCGCGGCGCATCGAACCGGTGGCGATTGTGCTGCTGATGCCGGTGCTGTTCGCGCTGGCGGGGCAGAACGCCACGCCGGCGGTATTCGCCGGTGCGGGCATCGGTGCGTTCGCACTGGTCCTGCTGGCGGCGATCGTCGGCAAGCTTGCCGGATGCGCCATCGGTGCGCGCCTGGGCGGCTACAGCTGGCGCGACAGCCTGACCGTCGGCTCGCTGATGAATGCACGCGGCCTGATGGAACTGGTGGTGATCAAGATCGGGCTGGACGCCGGCCTGATCGGCCCGGAACTGTTCACCCTGCTGTTCGGGATGACCCTGGTGACGACGCTGATGGCCTCGCCCTTGCTCAGCCTGTTCCATGCGCGGCGCAACGATGCGGTGGCGGACAGCGGACGCATCGTCTGA